A window of Methanobacterium formicicum genomic DNA:
AGTGGCTGTACCCAATGATGACCCTTATGAATCTCTTTCAGAGTTCTTCAGAGCTAACAAGAACCGGGAAACCCCCATACTATGTTTCACTGAGTACCCCAACCTGACCCGGCAGTTTTTCATGGAAAATGAGGGTTACCAGGAGTTATTCGGCCAGAGCAAACCCGTAGTCCAAATACGTGGTTTAAAGGATGGGGATAACGAAATGGTGCAGATCATCAACTCCGACGGTGCCACTGAGGTGTACATAGCTAAGGGCGCTGATCTAGTAGTGGACAACACTCAGACCGGGAGCAGCCTCCGGAAGGCAGGGCTGAAGATCCTGGAAACCATAATGGAATCCAGTGCCGGACTATACGCCGGACCCAGTTGCACACCAGAAAAAGCCGAAAAAGCAAAAATAATCTTCGAACAGTTATTCGGAGCCATAAAGGCCAGAAAATACTTCGATGTCAAATTCAACATATCCAATGAAAAAACAGACGAAGTTAAAGATTTCCTACTCTCCAATGAATACTGCTCCGATGAACCAACCACGGTCCAGGGAACCAGCTTTTCCCAGGTTAACGTGCTGATCCCCAAGAATAAGTTCCCTCAAATGTTAAAGGGAATAAAAAGCTTTGGAGCATCGGCCATTGTCCGTCAGGATGTTAAACAGTACGTCCAGTAAAAATAGGATTAAGGTTATAGCCTCCTTAAAGGAGGTTCTCTTTTTTTTCCATCAAATAAAATAGATTTTGCAGTTTTTTAGTCTAGTTACCCCTGGATTATTCTCCTTAATTTCAAATATCTATTGAAACATTATTATTGTGCAGGAACCGTGTAATCTCCGATTTAATCTTTTCATTATGACCTAATAATGGATGGCCACCATCCAGCAGGGACAACAGGTGAGCGTGGGGAATTCTTTCAACCAGGGCCTGTGCATTTTCAGGGAGTGCTAAGGGGTCATCTTGGGCACTGATTATCAGTGTTGGGATTTTTATATCTTCAAAGGGATAGTTTTTGTCATTA
This region includes:
- the hisG gene encoding ATP phosphoribosyltransferase, whose amino-acid sequence is MEKIILGLPKGSLNNVNRGNTYQLFVDAGYEVRGYEPGKEENEITILNDPEIKGFLTRPQSAPVELNRQILDLAIIGEDWVREESVNVEGELIKKVGDLDYGQTRLIVAVPNDDPYESLSEFFRANKNRETPILCFTEYPNLTRQFFMENEGYQELFGQSKPVVQIRGLKDGDNEMVQIINSDGATEVYIAKGADLVVDNTQTGSSLRKAGLKILETIMESSAGLYAGPSCTPEKAEKAKIIFEQLFGAIKARKYFDVKFNISNEKTDEVKDFLLSNEYCSDEPTTVQGTSFSQVNVLIPKNKFPQMLKGIKSFGASAIVRQDVKQYVQ